The Portunus trituberculatus isolate SZX2019 chromosome 50, ASM1759143v1, whole genome shotgun sequence genome includes the window cattttacttattttattactGGCTTATACAgtagttgtatttatttttcataattttgtcaACTTGTAAGAAGTACGTAAGCAAGGTATTGGATTCAAGGGTAAGGTGTAAACACAACAATCAAGAATTGTTCTCtatactatcaccaccaattGCTTAAACTATAACATAGCCCGATGTGGTGTGGTCCATTTGTTGACAGTTTAGCTTTTACCTGCCACATACAGATAATAGGCCCTTTCTTCCGTTCCCCCACCCAACCCCCaggtctgtatatatatatatatatatatatatatatatatatatatatatatatatatatatatatatatatatatatatatatatatatatatatatatatatatatatatatatatatatatatatatatatatatatatatatatatatatatatatatatatatatatatatatatatatatatatatatatatatatatatatatatatatatatatatatatatatatatatatatatatatatatatatatatatatatatatgtatatatatgtatatatatatgtgtatatatgtatatatatatatatatatatatatatatatatatatatatatatatatatatatatatatatatgtatatatatatatatatatatatatatatatatatatatatatatatatatatatatatatatatatatatatatatatatatatatatatatatatatatatatatatatatatatatatatatatgtatatatatatatgtatatatatatatatatatatatatatatatatatatatatatatatatatatatatatatatatatatatatatatatatatatatatatatatatatatatatatatatatatatatatatatatatatatatatatatatatatatatatatatatatatatatatatatatatatatatatatatatatatatatatatatatatatatatatatatatatatatatatatatatatatatatatatatatatatatatatatatatatatatatatatatatatatatatatatatatatatatatatatatatatatatatatatatatatatatatatatatatatatatatatatatatatatatatatatatatatatatatatatatatatatatatcaagagaGTATTTGATATCCATGTTTTACGTAATTGTTATGCCAAGAAAAATCAACCCTCAGGCCAACTTTCACCTGATATACAATTTATTTATCCTTAATTTAAATGTAAATGTATAGTATGTTCATGTTTACATCTACGTGTACATGAGGACATGACCTTGTGCAGTCATACGTTTGTccaaagacagcttcccacctctcacccaTGTCCACCAAGGCTGTAAAACACTATTATCTAATTTGTATGTATGGTTACCGCCTAATTCTTAGTAGTCACAGTTTGCCATGACTTACAAGTCTTTTGAGGACAAATATAAGATGGGCAGCCTCGAAACATGGGCATAAGACGGTTAATAAGTAACAGCTCGGACGTTCCATAATATTTTCAATGGGCGGCTGGTAATGTTTCGGGTGTGAGGGGGGTAGGGGCACCAGCGGAGCAATAGcgcgctggcttcactttttgTGTGTGCAACTTTATCTGAAGTTTCGTCTGTGACCGTTCTGGTAGACGGCCATGGTTATCACAAATCTTAATAAATAATGGGGTGTCCCTGCAGGATTAATTTCTGCTCTGCCACCcgcccactctcttcctatcattCATGAGTGATCTAAACCCTATTCATTCtcacgctgatgataccacgctacactttttttttttttttttttttttttccagaaacgACCAAGTCTTCAGATCCCGTAGATGAGATGACAGAATGCCTTCCTGGTTCAAGCAGACTTAGCAGAGTTGCCAGGCAATTATGAGCCAAGTCAGGTACAGGGGATATCACCGTCCGGCATGACCTGTACTGTACATTTGTATTATTATAGGGCTGATATCTAGTATTTGCAGGGTGTAATTACGGCTGTGTGGACTCCTGTTATGAGACCAAAGAAATGTTATTAtacatacaccgcgtagtgtagtggttagcaccctcgactcacaatcgagagggtcccgagaagcggcgagggaaatggaaagtctcttaatgtgtagcccctgttcacctagcagtaaatagatacgggatgtaactcgaggggttgtggcctcgctttcccgctgtgtgttgtgtatgatgtgatctcattcctacccgaagatcggtcactacgagctctccgtaggggaaaggctggctgggtaaccagcagacgaccgtggtggtgaataacacaaaaTCATTCCCATCATACTATGTAGATGAAATGTATtaacttatcattattttcatttttcatgcgACATTTATGCTAATAATAACGTGTCCCATGAATATTGCTAAACATCCGAGAATCATCGTCATTTGTATTGATCGAATGTCAGTCTTGCATGTGTCACATATACAGGAAATTCTTTTTTAGCTATTtggtaagaagagaaaaggggagggtCGGAAAGAAGCGTTCGGGAATCGAAAAGTTTGGTGCCCCTGCATTGATCACGAAGCTGCGGTGGGAAGAAAATACCGATACTTGGAAGGTGTACACTACATTATGACATTGCCACAGGCTGGGGTTTAACATTTGATCGTGGATGAGTATCACGTGCAGCTACTATGTATATATTTAGTGGCAGGACATTGCATTGTATGGCGAGAGTGGCAGCCTTAGGGACGTGCTCAAGGTCAGGGAGGTCGTGCAGCGGACGAGTGTCAGCGCCAGCACGTCCTCCGCCGGCAGTCTCCTTCAGCTGGTCGCCCTGTTCggatctcaccaccactacacacaacTCCAAGATGGCCAAGTATCAGATTGTTATGGTCCGTCATGGTGAGAGCGAATGGAATAAGCTGAACAAATTCTGCGGCTGGCACGACGCTCAACTTTCCGAGCAGGGTAAGAAAGTGTCACCATCATTATGGTCACCTGCTGGACTATCTGCTTGCTGAGTACTTACCACCGGCTCCGCTCTGTCCCAATGAtaccactctctcactcactctcaacaCATTATTGACATTATAACAATGCCAATGTCTTCTTATTATACAGGAGATATTACATAAGTATATTCAGAATGTAGTGTCAGTGAACAAACTGTAGGTAAAATCGTAGTGGTGCATGATTTGCCGATTTACTACGTGCCATAATGGaggagggatttttttttttgcatcatgTTATTTGTATGTAATTTCTTTTCTCGTGAATTCAGAGCATAGTTCAGGCTTCGGTGTGGGGGCTGGATTCACATGCAGGCTCATGTCACTGACTGATCAGTACACTATCATAATcatgattcttttcttttattgtgtgaTAAGATATTTATATATCATTGTAGTGGTATATGTATTTGTGCATGTATTTTAATTACTTCTTGTCCTATTATATAATAAATTATGACCTGGTAGCTTCAAGGTCACATAAGTGACATTGGACTTGGCAAGGTAAATCCTTGCAAGGACAGTGCTGTTAATAGACACATTGCTGACCAGGTTGTTCATTTctaatagataaatggatgaatcACATAAATTGTTTAACATCATATGCACCATCCAACCCATCTACTGACTGCACCCAGTGTGAACTTGATGCATGGAAGGTTTGTCTAGTTGTATCAATTCTGTTGGatgtgaagacagttagtcttTTTAGGAGGGTGTTCACTTAGTTCAGGTTATTAGTGATGAAGGGCAAAGAACCACCATGTTACAAAGTTGGTCTTGCTTCAAATTTGGTAGTATGTATGTGGGATCGCACCCAGTCTGATTTAGGGAAAAGCAAATGTGCAATAAATAATGCAGATCACATAGGTTGATTTGTGATGGCACCTTgattagtcagtcattcagatGAGTGCCTGCTTAATCGTATCAAAACTAGTTGCTGTGGCTGTCTGGCTGAACACATTAGGAATAGGCTGTCTGGCCGAACATGTTAGGAATAATGTACAATTGTTTTGAAAATCTGTCCATATTTATAAgtgttgtgtatttgtgtatttctgCAAGCTAAGCACAACTAAGCGGATGGTTTTGCCTGCAGGTGTGAAGGAGGCTCATGCTGCTGGGAAGGCACTGAAGGATGCTGGCTTCAAGTTTGACCTTGCCCACACCTCTGTATTGACCAGGGCCAACAAGACTCTTGAGGCCATTCTGGAGGAGATCAACCAGAAGGACATCACCATTCAGAAGACCTGGCGTCTCAATGAGCGTCACTATGGTGGCCTTACTGGCCTCAACAAGGCCGAGACTGCCCAGAAACACGGTGAAGAGCAGGTGGGTGGTGTTGAAAGAGAGAACTTTGCTCAAATCACACTGAAAACCTATTAGCAGAAAGATTGGgatatatttttattagttacttcaatatgtcttttttttttttttttttttttacattacaagggcactggccaagggaaaacagtgttggaaaaaaaaaaatcccgctggttgccaggccctgttgagaggaaagtaggagaaagaaaaaacaaaaaaatctaaaaggagggtccagttaacgtaagaggtgtcttgacactcctcttttgaaagagtttaagtcataggcaggtggaaatacagacacaggtagagagttccagagtttaccagtgtagggaatgaaggagtgaagatactggttaactcttgcattaggaagatggacagaatagggatgagaagaagtagagagtcttgtgcagcgaggccgcaggaggggaaggcatgcagttagcaagttcagaagagcagacagcatgaaaacagcggtagaagacagataaagatgcaacattgcggcggtgacttaaagaatcaagacagtcagttagaggagaagagttgataagacgaaaagctttagattccaccttgtttagtaaagctgtgtgtggatccccagacatgagagccatactccatacacgggcggataaggcccttgtacagagcaagcagctgggaggagagaaaaatggacgaagacgccataggacacctaacttcttggaagctgatttagcaagagtagagatgtgaaatttccagtttagatttttagtgaaggatagaccgagtgtgtttaatgtagaggagagggaagttgagtgttattgaagaagagaggatagttgtctggaaggttatgtcgagtagatagttgtagaaattgagtttttgaggcattgaacaaaaccaggttttctctgccccaatcagaaacaagtgaaagatcagaagttaggcgtcctatagcatctcgccttgagtcatttaattgttgttgggttgggcgtctgttgaacgctgttgaataatgcaaggtggtatcatcagcataggagtggatagggcattgagtcagatttaggagatcattgatgaataatagaaagagagtgggtgataggacagaaccctgtggaacaccactgttgatagttttagggaagaacagtgaccgtctactacagcagcaatagaacgatcggaaaggaaactggagatgaaggtacagagagaaggatagaatccgtaggagggtagtttagaaattaaagatttgtgccagactctatcgaaggctttcgatatgtcaaggccgacagcaaaggtttcaccgaagtccctaaagaggatgaccaagattcagttaggaaagtaagaagatcaccagtagatctgcctttacggaaaccatactggcaatcagagagaaggttgtgagctgatagatgcctcattatcttcctattaaggatagactcaaaggctttagaaaggcaggaaatcaaagctatagggcggtagttagaaggattggagtggtcacctttttagggacaggttgaatgtgagcaaacttccagcaagaaggataaatagaagtagagacacagatgaaagagtttgaccaggcagtgagcgagttcggaagcacagttttgagaacaacaggagggactccatccggaccgtaagccttccgagaatcaaggccagagagggccaggaaaacgtctttataaagaattttaattttagggatgaagtagtcagagggtggaggagtaggaggaatatgcccagaatcatccaaagttgagttggtagcaaaggtttgagcgaagagttcagctttagaaaaagaagagacagctgtagagccatctggatgaagtaaaggagggaaagacgaagaagtaaagttgttagagatattattggctagatgccagaaatctcgagaggagttagaattggaaagactttgacattttctattgatgaaagagttttagtaagttggagaatagatttggcatgattacgggcagaaatatatagggcatgagtttcagcagttggatggctacggaaccgtttgtgagccgcctctctatcattgacagcacgagaacaagcagagttaaaccaaggctttttagctttagggttagagaaagtatgaggaatgtatagctccatgccagagataatcacctctgttatgcgctcggcacaaagagaaggatctctgacatgaaaacaataatcatcccaaggaaatcagaatagtactgccttagttcctcccacttagcagagttaaaatgccagaagcacctccgcttaggcgggtcctgaggctgcactggagtgatagaacaggtaacggaaattagattgtggtcggaggagcccaacggagaggaaagtttaacagagtaagcagaagggttggaggttaggaaaagatcaagaatgttgggcgtgtctccaaggcggtcaggaatacgggtagggaactgcactagctgctctaggtcatgaaggatagcaaagttgaaggtttgttcaccaggttggtcagtgaaagaagatgaaagccaaagctggtggtgaacattgaaatccctaaaatggagatctcagcaaaaggaaagtgagataagatgtgctccaccttggaagtcaaatagtcaaagaattttacatagtcagaggaattaggtgagaggtatacagcacagatgaatttagttagagagtgacattgaagtcttagccagatggtagaaaattctgaagattcaagattgtgggcacgagagcaagtggtgtcgttacgcacgtatgcgcaacatccagctttggattgaaaatgaggatagagcaagtaggagggaacagaaaaggggctgctgtcagtagtcacagacaactgtgtttcagttaggaagagaagatgaggtttagtagaggagaggtggtgttccacagattgaaaattagaacgaaggccacgaatgttgcagaaattgatagtgaaagtattagatgaagtgtcaagacacccaaggtcgacagcagaggggcagtccgacctggggacatttatggtcccctccccagagggggactccgaggcagggcgtggtgaagccattattaaattttgatttgaagagagtgtaaaagtgtaaggtgttgtagtgtagtgtaggaagtagtagaagttgtctttagagggcaggctgcagctgctcaattgtataaatgagaccacaaagggaaccgggaagagaggacacggggaatcactcagtctgcagcactgcctacatccccgtaagtacctctcctggagtattccaccgggcggcaggtgactactgcctactccacaaggttgtttttttttaattacattCACCTCATTGAAGGATAGAAGTACTGCAATACATAATGTTTTGAtgtgtaatgtttttttgtaCCATTAGGTGAAGATCTGGCGTCGCAGTTTTgacattcctcctccaccaatggaCGAGAGCAACCCTCACTACAAGGAAATTTTGGAGGATCCCCGCTATGCTAATGGCCCCAGCAAAGAAGAGTTCCCCATGTTTGAATCTCTGAAGCTGTAAGTAACTTTGTGCATGTGTCACAtattgcatgaaaaattaatgttctcatgagtattattcacattatttatctttgttcctttggatatgttttattttactgattGAGATCTATCTTTCATAGAACCTCCTTAATGGTACAGCTGCAGCATGTCCTTATTTGCTTTTGGTCTAGTATCATCCATGTATGcttggagtctctctctctctctctctctctctctctctctctctctctctctctctctctctctctctctctctctctctctctctctctctccatgaaatTCCATTCTAAGATATATTATTGGGAATTTCTTGTCTTTTAGGTCAAGAAACTATATATTATCACAAACATGACTGGGTCTATTTC containing:
- the LOC123499610 gene encoding phosphoglycerate mutase 2-like; translated protein: MYIFSGRTLHCMARVAALGTCSRSGRSCSGRVSAPARPPPAVSFSWSPCSDLTTTTHNSKMAKYQIVMVRHGESEWNKLNKFCGWHDAQLSEQGVKEAHAAGKALKDAGFKFDLAHTSVLTRANKTLEAILEEINQKDITIQKTWRLNERHYGGLTGLNKAETAQKHGEEQVKIWRRSFDIPPPPMDESNPHYKEILEDPRYANGPSKEEFPMFESLKLTIQRTLPYWNDTIVPQMKAGKKILIAAHGNSLRGIVKHLDSMSDEAIMGLNLPTGIPFVYELDENLKPVVSMKFLGDEETVRKAMEAVAAQGKAK